A single genomic interval of Psychroserpens sp. NJDZ02 harbors:
- a CDS encoding oligopeptide:H+ symporter, which yields MNTDIENLFEDKVLGHPAGLFVLFFTEMWERFSFYGMRVLLVNFLTMAAIGYNPGWEWSVENATALFGTYAMLLYITPIIGGWIADKYTGYRWAVIIGSLIMTLGHVSMALETEFSLYLGLALLVIGTGFFKPTMTSIISEMYKKNPEKKDGAYTIYYMGVNAGAFFGMMLCGYLAEKVGWAYGFGLAGVFMLLGTLQFWLSGNLFGKIGQKPSQVYEVELPQNINEESVVVNDSEVEEKENPFTSLDKILIVLSSILGLGYAINDPMSRIAGIDMFSALQIGDFEGQYVAVLTALALFVYLVISRILRYTKVVRHRMFAFIIFAFFTVFFWLSFEQGASSLVIFARDNVDRLLSGNSATIFNVINTLLTVVPLMIISYVLYLLWKKTYNKIPGSNIVLVVCFVFMWGIVGWMLNRDFNTTSYETEFMAYKVAAVDENQDIKLSEDSGELEYYYLPVTQNDNKSISDYKTVAKTSQFFKIEVLDKETNLQKKDKKGNLVFKYLPVKSFEKKPEGKRKPEAKHSIITKTLQTIAVPVLDHTTKEQLKTKEGDLVYSHFTFADNNDTSNKFQIEKRTVSIGEPFVDYKVGAKKIIINKDKDLTEFSFISSNEKKESLLANAKTLNRDNGFVNGTVTKVKDNEVEITVSWFSILNSFFIIVFASFFSKWWESKYNPSAATKYALGLIIMAVGFGLLAFGAYGMQEGVKVSMIWLILAYLFHTLGELCLSPVGLSYVSKLVPARMIALMFGMWYLAIAIGNKLAAVLGGQIENITKEYSLSTFFLIFTMVPLAAGLLVFALNPLLKKLMHGVK from the coding sequence ATGAATACAGATATTGAAAATCTATTTGAAGACAAGGTTTTAGGACATCCCGCAGGTTTGTTTGTTTTGTTTTTCACTGAAATGTGGGAACGTTTTTCGTTCTACGGAATGCGAGTGCTTTTGGTTAATTTCTTAACCATGGCTGCCATTGGATATAACCCAGGTTGGGAATGGTCGGTAGAGAATGCAACAGCTTTATTTGGTACTTACGCCATGCTGTTGTACATAACTCCAATTATCGGTGGTTGGATAGCGGATAAGTATACTGGATATAGATGGGCTGTAATAATTGGTTCGCTGATAATGACTTTAGGACATGTTTCTATGGCTTTAGAAACAGAGTTTTCATTATACTTAGGTTTGGCTTTGTTAGTTATTGGGACAGGGTTTTTTAAGCCAACAATGACGTCTATAATTTCTGAAATGTATAAGAAGAATCCTGAGAAGAAGGATGGCGCATATACCATTTATTATATGGGTGTTAATGCAGGTGCTTTTTTCGGAATGATGCTTTGTGGTTATTTAGCTGAAAAAGTTGGTTGGGCTTATGGATTTGGACTAGCGGGAGTTTTTATGTTATTAGGAACGCTTCAGTTCTGGTTGTCAGGAAATCTGTTTGGTAAAATCGGGCAAAAACCTTCACAGGTTTATGAAGTGGAATTACCTCAAAATATTAATGAGGAAAGTGTTGTTGTAAATGATTCAGAGGTTGAAGAAAAAGAGAATCCTTTTACGTCTTTAGATAAAATATTGATTGTTTTGTCATCCATTTTAGGTTTGGGATATGCTATAAATGATCCTATGTCTAGAATTGCTGGAATTGATATGTTTTCAGCATTACAAATCGGTGATTTTGAAGGGCAATATGTAGCCGTATTGACAGCATTAGCGCTTTTTGTATACCTAGTAATTAGTAGAATATTAAGATATACAAAGGTGGTTAGACATCGCATGTTTGCATTTATCATTTTTGCTTTCTTTACAGTATTCTTTTGGTTGTCATTTGAGCAAGGTGCTTCTTCTTTAGTTATTTTTGCTAGGGATAATGTAGATAGATTACTAAGTGGTAATTCTGCTACTATTTTTAATGTAATAAATACATTGTTAACGGTGGTGCCTCTTATGATTATTTCCTATGTGTTATATCTTCTTTGGAAAAAAACATATAATAAAATACCAGGATCAAATATTGTTTTGGTTGTTTGTTTTGTTTTTATGTGGGGAATTGTAGGATGGATGTTGAATAGGGATTTTAATACAACATCATACGAAACTGAATTTATGGCTTATAAAGTTGCCGCTGTGGATGAAAATCAAGATATAAAACTATCTGAAGATTCAGGAGAGTTAGAATATTATTATCTGCCAGTAACCCAAAATGATAACAAGTCAATTTCAGACTATAAGACAGTAGCTAAAACAAGTCAGTTTTTTAAAATTGAAGTTTTAGATAAAGAGACTAACCTTCAGAAAAAGGATAAAAAAGGTAATTTGGTATTTAAATATTTGCCAGTTAAGAGTTTTGAAAAGAAACCTGAAGGAAAACGTAAACCCGAAGCTAAACATAGCATAATTACTAAGACACTTCAAACTATTGCTGTACCTGTATTAGACCATACAACAAAAGAGCAATTGAAAACAAAAGAGGGGGATTTAGTCTATAGCCATTTTACTTTTGCTGATAATAATGACACATCTAATAAATTTCAAATTGAAAAAAGAACAGTTAGTATTGGTGAGCCATTTGTTGATTATAAGGTTGGAGCCAAAAAAATAATAATCAATAAGGATAAGGATCTTACAGAATTTTCTTTTATTTCTTCAAACGAGAAGAAGGAAAGCTTATTAGCTAATGCTAAAACATTAAATAGAGATAATGGATTTGTTAATGGTACTGTAACTAAGGTAAAAGATAATGAAGTTGAAATTACAGTATCTTGGTTTAGTATTCTAAATTCATTTTTTATTATTGTATTTGCATCTTTCTTTTCTAAATGGTGGGAAAGTAAATATAATCCTTCAGCAGCAACTAAATATGCCCTTGGATTGATTATTATGGCTGTTGGTTTTGGTTTACTTGCTTTTGGAGCCTATGGAATGCAAGAAGGAGTTAAAGTGAGTATGATTTGGTTAATATTAGCTTATTTATTCCACACACTAGGAGAGCTTTGCTTGTCTCCTGTTGGGCTGTCTTATGTAAGTAAACTAGTTCCAGCAAGGATGATTGCTTTAATGTTTGGTATGTGGTACTTAGCGATTGCTATTGGTAATAAATTAGCGGCAGTATTAGGTGGTCAAATAGAGAATATTACAAAAGAATATAGCTTGTCTACATTCTTCTTAATATTTACAATGGTGCCTTTAGCAGCTGGTTTATTGGTTTTTGCTTTAAACCCATTACTGAAAAAATTAATGCACGGTGTAAAATAA
- the surE gene encoding 5'/3'-nucleotidase SurE, which produces MSKKPLILVTNDDGITAPGILTLIKVMETLGDVVVVAPDSPQSGMGHAITLNNVLHLDKVSKKGDKTVQYSCSGTPADCVKIAVNQVLDRRPDLCVSGINHGSNSSINVIYSGTMSAAIEAGIEGIPAIGFSLLNYSWDADFEASEKYIKQIAENALTNGIAEGIILNVNIPDLKEKDLKGIKICRQAKANWKEKFDKRKTPQGRDYYWLTGEFVNYDKGTDTDEFALEQGYISVVPVQYDLTAHHYMQQLNTWSFEQ; this is translated from the coding sequence ATGAGTAAAAAACCACTGATTTTAGTTACCAATGATGATGGCATAACTGCACCAGGAATTTTAACTTTAATTAAAGTTATGGAAACCCTTGGAGATGTGGTTGTTGTAGCACCCGACAGCCCGCAAAGTGGAATGGGCCATGCAATTACCCTAAATAATGTCTTGCATTTAGATAAGGTTTCTAAAAAAGGTGACAAAACGGTACAATATAGTTGCTCTGGTACACCAGCAGACTGCGTTAAAATTGCGGTTAACCAAGTGTTAGATAGGCGCCCCGATCTTTGTGTCTCCGGAATTAATCATGGATCTAACAGTTCTATAAATGTGATTTATTCTGGAACTATGAGTGCTGCTATCGAGGCTGGAATAGAAGGTATACCTGCTATTGGGTTTTCTTTATTAAATTATAGTTGGGATGCAGATTTTGAAGCCTCAGAGAAATACATTAAACAAATTGCAGAAAATGCATTGACTAATGGCATTGCTGAAGGCATCATTTTAAACGTTAATATTCCCGATCTAAAAGAAAAAGACTTAAAAGGGATTAAAATTTGTAGACAAGCAAAAGCAAATTGGAAAGAAAAATTTGACAAACGAAAAACACCTCAAGGTAGAGATTATTATTGGCTAACTGGAGAATTTGTTAATTACGATAAAGGCACTGATACAGATGAGTTTGCCCTAGAGCAAGGTTATATATCTGTAGTTCCTGTGCAATACGATTTAACTGCACACCATTACATGCAACAATTAAACACATGGTCATTTGAACAATAA
- a CDS encoding C40 family peptidase, with the protein MKKIALLLLTTTILSCGGSKSKHVVTKKSESHTVSQPEPKRNRKRPTRNTKKTEESIIGTHSDPSYNTIRADNPTIANIISSAKSYEGVKYKYGGTTKKGMDCSGLLYTAFKTEDIALPRTSSAMSEHGDWIDVKQVEEGDLLFFATRKNSRTINHVGLVTSSRPGRVEFIHASTSKGVMTSLLSERYWYFAFVQARRVL; encoded by the coding sequence ATGAAAAAGATTGCCCTACTCCTGTTAACAACTACAATTTTATCTTGTGGAGGTTCTAAAAGTAAACATGTTGTTACCAAAAAATCAGAATCTCATACCGTAAGTCAACCAGAGCCTAAACGCAATAGAAAACGTCCAACCCGAAATACTAAAAAGACAGAAGAATCAATTATAGGCACTCACTCAGATCCTAGTTACAATACAATACGTGCAGACAACCCTACAATAGCAAACATAATAAGTAGCGCCAAAAGTTATGAAGGGGTTAAATATAAGTATGGAGGGACTACGAAAAAAGGTATGGATTGCTCTGGACTGCTGTATACAGCTTTTAAAACGGAAGATATTGCCTTACCTAGAACTTCTAGCGCCATGTCCGAACATGGAGACTGGATAGATGTTAAACAAGTAGAAGAAGGTGATTTACTTTTTTTTGCAACTAGAAAAAATAGCAGAACCATTAATCATGTTGGTTTAGTCACCTCTTCAAGACCTGGTCGTGTTGAGTTTATACACGCCAGCACAAGCAAAGGCGTCATGACCTCCTTACTGTCAGAACGTTACTGGTACTTTGCTTTTGTACAAGCTAGACGCGTTTTGTAA
- a CDS encoding S9 family peptidase encodes MKILRILSLFCLLTTSFLTAQNKQITLDDIWSGTFRTEGLDVLHSMNNGQQYSVLNFDRTLGGTTIDIYDYKTLAKVNTLVSSADIEAIKYFTDYTFSTDESQVLLATEEESIFRRSSLGIYYVYNTKTKQATLVSEDKIQEPTFSPDGTKIAFGLNNNLYVKDLLSGKTTQFTFDGVKNKVINGITDWVYEEEFAFVRAFDWNAGSNKIAFIRFDETDVPEFSMDVYGKELYQTQTVFKYPKAGENNAKVSLHVFDLKSNTLSEVIVDKTYDDFYIPRIKWTNDADVLSAQFMNRHQNELDLWMVNTKKNKANLAVAETDNAYVDVTDNLTFLEDDSFIWTSEKDGYNHIYHYDKKGKLINQVTKGNWEVTSYYGYDDKSGQIFYQSVENGSTNRDVYSIKLNGTQKRRLSKTEGTNAADFSADFTYFINTFSSATTPYLYTLNDAKSGTVIKSIQDNSDLKALVANYTLSKKEFSTIKVNGNDLNMWVIKPANFDANKKYPLFMYQYSGPGSQQVANKWNSANDYWYQMLAQQGYIVACVDGRGTGFKGADFKKVTQKELGKYEIEDQIEAAKLLGAKPYVDSSRIGIWGWSYGGFMSSNALFKGHDVFKMAIAVAPVTSWRFYDSIYTERYMTTPQENASGYDDNSPINHVDKLKGDFLLIHGTGDDNVHVQNTMRMVEALVQANKQFEWMIYPDKNHGIYGGNTRLHLYTKMTNFINRTLGDKL; translated from the coding sequence ATGAAGATCTTAAGAATTCTTTCACTATTCTGTTTATTAACAACTTCCTTTTTAACTGCTCAGAATAAGCAAATTACCCTTGACGATATATGGAGCGGTACCTTTAGGACGGAAGGTTTAGACGTACTTCACTCCATGAATAACGGACAACAATATTCTGTTTTAAATTTTGATAGAACACTGGGTGGAACAACAATCGATATTTATGATTACAAGACGTTAGCAAAAGTTAATACGTTAGTTAGTTCTGCAGATATAGAAGCTATTAAATATTTTACAGATTATACATTTAGTACTGATGAAAGTCAAGTGTTATTGGCTACAGAGGAAGAGTCTATTTTTAGACGCTCGTCTTTAGGGATTTATTATGTGTATAATACAAAAACAAAACAAGCCACTTTGGTGTCTGAAGACAAAATACAAGAGCCTACTTTTTCTCCTGATGGAACTAAAATTGCTTTTGGTTTAAATAATAACCTGTACGTTAAAGATCTATTGTCAGGAAAAACGACACAATTTACTTTTGATGGCGTTAAAAATAAAGTGATTAATGGTATTACGGATTGGGTGTATGAAGAAGAGTTTGCCTTTGTTCGTGCTTTTGATTGGAATGCAGGGAGTAACAAAATAGCTTTTATAAGATTTGATGAAACTGATGTTCCTGAGTTTTCTATGGATGTCTATGGCAAAGAGTTATACCAAACACAAACTGTTTTTAAATATCCTAAAGCAGGAGAGAATAATGCAAAAGTGTCGTTACATGTGTTTGATTTAAAATCGAATACATTAAGCGAAGTTATAGTGGATAAAACTTATGACGATTTTTATATTCCTAGAATCAAATGGACGAATGATGCGGATGTGTTAAGTGCACAATTTATGAATCGCCATCAAAACGAACTTGATTTATGGATGGTTAATACCAAAAAAAATAAAGCAAATTTGGCTGTAGCCGAAACTGATAATGCTTACGTAGACGTCACAGATAATTTAACGTTTTTAGAGGATGATAGTTTTATTTGGACTAGTGAGAAAGATGGGTATAACCATATCTATCACTATGATAAAAAAGGGAAATTAATTAATCAAGTTACTAAAGGAAATTGGGAAGTCACTAGTTATTATGGTTATGATGATAAGTCCGGTCAGATTTTTTACCAATCGGTTGAAAACGGAAGTACTAATAGAGATGTGTATTCCATAAAACTTAATGGAACACAAAAAAGAAGATTGTCTAAAACCGAAGGAACTAATGCTGCAGATTTTAGCGCAGATTTCACCTATTTTATTAACACATTTTCAAGTGCAACGACACCTTATTTGTATACTTTAAACGATGCTAAATCAGGAACGGTTATAAAATCGATACAAGATAATAGCGATTTAAAAGCGCTTGTTGCCAATTATACACTATCTAAAAAAGAATTTTCTACAATTAAAGTAAATGGAAATGATTTAAATATGTGGGTTATTAAACCAGCTAATTTTGATGCAAACAAGAAATATCCATTGTTTATGTATCAGTATTCTGGTCCTGGATCTCAACAAGTGGCTAATAAATGGAATAGTGCTAATGATTATTGGTACCAAATGTTAGCACAACAAGGCTATATTGTCGCTTGTGTTGACGGACGTGGAACAGGATTTAAAGGCGCGGATTTTAAAAAAGTTACACAAAAGGAATTGGGTAAATACGAAATAGAAGATCAAATAGAAGCTGCAAAATTATTAGGTGCAAAGCCATATGTTGATTCTAGTAGAATCGGAATTTGGGGTTGGTCTTATGGCGGTTTTATGTCAAGTAATGCCTTGTTTAAAGGTCATGATGTTTTTAAAATGGCAATTGCAGTAGCACCAGTTACAAGCTGGAGATTTTACGATTCTATTTATACAGAACGTTATATGACTACACCGCAGGAAAATGCAAGTGGTTATGATGATAATTCACCAATTAACCATGTTGATAAACTAAAAGGCGACTTTTTATTAATTCATGGAACAGGAGATGATAATGTACATGTGCAAAACACAATGCGCATGGTGGAGGCTTTAGTACAAGCTAATAAGCAATTTGAATGGATGATTTATCCAGATAAAAATCATGGTATTTACGGCGGTAATACTAGATTACACTTGTATACAAAAATGACGAATTTTATTAATCGTACCTTAGGAGACAAACTTTAA
- a CDS encoding ComEC/Rec2 family competence protein — MKLLNFSIIKFTFCLIVGIIISKLFSISILYSLLFCVGFTLITIGFYFTLKKKKSFIYLFGISVYLTFIAFGIFITNINGELQKTNHFSHAIDKDQANQTITFRIRERLKPNAFSQRYYVDILKLNAKNVKGKALINIRKDSLNIPIPIDAVYLSKTNVIEIKAPLNPDQFSYKAYLEKQQIYYQIYANQLDILELKSETSTVFGHAARFRNYINKALSKYQYSDEQSSIINALILGQRQNITKEVYDNYTNAGAIHILAVSGLHIGIILLLLNFVFKPIERIKNGKLIKTIILVILLWTYALIAGGSASIIRATTMFSIVAIGINLKRPTNIYNTLAISVFILLLIKPNFLFDVGFQLSYAAVISIVSFQPILERLYSPKYKLNKLLWQTLTVTVSAQFGIIPISLYYFHQFPSLFWLSNLIVIPFLSLILGLGLVVITCAILGIPKSFISDTFGAIINWMNQFFAWISNQEDFLILDIPFTLLQVVVSYLLIFSIYQLCIQKNYTWTKFTLVSVIVLQLTYILNQYHTKGDSFLVFHKNRTTLIAKKHNNQLAIYSTLKHAETNTIIRSYAVKNALQPIASKPVNVLYKLKDKHILIVDSLGVYNIKNITIDYVLLTQSPKLNLERLIDSLKPKAIIVDGNNYKSYISRWRQTCKKQKLPFYQTGKTGAFIIKD, encoded by the coding sequence GTGAAACTTCTCAATTTTTCTATAATTAAGTTTACATTTTGCCTAATCGTAGGCATAATAATTTCTAAGCTATTTAGTATTAGCATACTTTATAGCTTACTTTTTTGTGTAGGTTTTACCTTAATTACTATAGGTTTTTATTTCACTTTAAAAAAGAAAAAAAGTTTTATCTACCTTTTTGGAATCTCAGTCTATTTAACTTTTATTGCCTTTGGAATTTTTATCACAAATATAAATGGAGAGTTACAAAAAACGAACCATTTTTCTCATGCTATTGATAAAGACCAAGCTAACCAAACAATTACATTTAGGATTAGAGAACGATTAAAACCCAATGCTTTTAGTCAACGGTATTACGTAGACATATTAAAACTAAACGCTAAAAATGTTAAAGGAAAGGCTTTAATAAACATTAGAAAAGACAGCCTAAACATACCAATACCTATAGATGCTGTTTACTTATCAAAAACCAATGTCATTGAAATCAAGGCGCCATTAAACCCAGATCAATTTAGCTACAAAGCTTATCTTGAGAAGCAACAAATCTACTATCAAATTTATGCCAATCAACTCGACATTCTTGAGTTAAAAAGCGAAACATCCACAGTCTTTGGTCATGCTGCTCGTTTTAGAAATTATATCAACAAGGCACTTAGCAAATATCAATATTCTGATGAGCAATCGTCTATAATTAATGCCCTTATTCTGGGACAAAGACAAAATATCACAAAAGAAGTGTATGATAATTATACCAATGCAGGTGCCATTCATATTCTAGCTGTTTCAGGTCTGCATATTGGAATAATCTTATTACTATTAAACTTTGTTTTCAAACCCATAGAACGTATAAAAAATGGTAAATTAATTAAGACTATCATCCTAGTCATTTTACTATGGACGTATGCCTTAATCGCAGGAGGATCAGCCTCTATTATTAGAGCAACGACCATGTTTAGTATTGTTGCCATTGGTATAAACCTGAAACGACCGACTAACATTTACAACACCTTAGCCATTTCCGTCTTTATTTTACTCTTAATTAAACCCAATTTTCTATTTGACGTTGGATTTCAATTAAGTTATGCTGCTGTTATTTCCATTGTTAGTTTTCAGCCAATATTAGAACGTCTCTACTCCCCTAAATACAAACTAAACAAACTACTATGGCAAACGCTTACAGTGACGGTTTCTGCCCAATTTGGCATCATCCCTATTAGTTTGTATTACTTCCATCAGTTCCCCAGTTTGTTTTGGCTGTCAAACCTTATTGTTATTCCGTTTTTAAGTCTGATTTTAGGTTTAGGATTAGTCGTTATAACATGTGCGATTTTAGGAATACCTAAAAGTTTTATATCCGACACCTTTGGAGCCATAATTAATTGGATGAATCAGTTTTTTGCATGGATATCCAACCAAGAAGATTTTTTAATCCTAGATATCCCGTTTACTCTTTTACAAGTCGTTGTATCATACCTGTTAATTTTTAGTATTTATCAATTATGCATTCAAAAAAACTACACGTGGACTAAATTTACTTTAGTTTCTGTTATCGTCCTACAACTAACTTACATTCTAAACCAGTATCATACTAAAGGGGATTCTTTTTTAGTATTTCATAAAAACAGAACAACTCTTATTGCAAAAAAACACAATAACCAACTCGCTATTTATTCAACTCTAAAACATGCAGAAACCAATACAATCATTAGAAGTTACGCCGTAAAAAATGCATTACAACCAATCGCCTCTAAACCTGTAAATGTCCTATACAAATTAAAAGATAAACACATATTGATTGTTGATAGCTTAGGTGTTTATAATATAAAAAATATTACTATAGATTACGTCCTACTGACCCAATCACCAAAATTGAATCTAGAACGCTTAATAGATAGCCTAAAGCCTAAAGCTATTATTGTTGATGGTAACAACTACAAATCCTATATCAGCCGATGGCGACAAACCTGTAAAAAACAAAAACTCCCGTTTTACCAAACCGGTAAAACAGGAGCTTTTATTATTAAAGATTAA
- the lpxB gene encoding lipid-A-disaccharide synthase produces the protein MKYYIISGEASGDLHGSNLMKALQTQDVNAEFRFWGGDLMQSVGGTLVKHYKALAFMGFSEVIMNLRTITKNLSFCKSDIASYNPDVIIFIDYPGFNLRIAKWAKQKNFKTHYYISPQIWAWKEGRIKAIKHDIDQMYVILPFEKDFYEKKHNYPVHFVGHPLIDAISDRTQVGEFEFRQAHGLSEKPIIALLPGSRKQEIIKMLSVMLSVVDDYPDYQFVIAGAPSQDYDFYKTFIKQTNVHFISNKTYDLLSLSTAALVTSGTATLETALFKVPQVVCYKGSWVSYQIGKRVVNLDYISLVNLILDKESVTELIQNDFNTKRLKKELDRILNDYERTKFFIDYYELEKKLGGKGASQNTAKLIFDSIK, from the coding sequence TTGAAATATTATATCATATCTGGCGAAGCTTCTGGAGACTTACATGGATCCAACTTAATGAAGGCACTGCAAACACAAGATGTTAATGCAGAGTTTAGGTTTTGGGGTGGCGACCTTATGCAAAGTGTTGGTGGCACTTTAGTAAAACACTATAAAGCACTCGCTTTTATGGGTTTTTCTGAAGTTATAATGAACCTAAGAACTATCACTAAAAACCTCTCTTTTTGCAAATCCGATATTGCTAGTTACAATCCTGACGTTATCATCTTTATCGATTACCCTGGTTTTAATTTACGAATAGCAAAATGGGCCAAACAGAAAAACTTTAAAACTCATTATTACATATCTCCTCAAATTTGGGCTTGGAAAGAAGGTCGTATAAAAGCCATTAAGCATGATATTGACCAGATGTATGTTATTCTTCCTTTTGAAAAAGATTTTTATGAAAAAAAACATAATTACCCGGTTCACTTTGTTGGTCATCCATTAATTGATGCCATTTCTGACAGAACACAGGTTGGTGAGTTTGAGTTTAGACAAGCACATGGTTTAAGCGAAAAACCAATCATCGCTTTATTACCGGGAAGTAGAAAACAAGAAATTATAAAAATGTTATCCGTAATGCTTAGTGTCGTGGACGACTATCCTGACTATCAATTTGTAATTGCTGGAGCACCAAGTCAAGATTACGATTTTTATAAAACCTTTATTAAGCAAACTAACGTCCACTTTATTAGCAATAAAACTTACGATTTATTAAGTTTATCAACTGCTGCCTTAGTAACCTCGGGCACTGCAACTTTAGAAACTGCTTTGTTTAAAGTCCCACAAGTAGTCTGCTACAAAGGAAGTTGGGTATCTTACCAAATCGGAAAACGAGTAGTAAACCTTGATTACATTAGTCTTGTCAACTTAATTTTAGATAAGGAATCTGTAACAGAATTAATACAAAATGATTTTAATACTAAGCGACTTAAAAAAGAATTAGATCGGATTTTAAACGATTATGAACGCACTAAATTCTTTATAGATTATTACGAATTAGAAAAAAAACTAGGCGGTAAAGGTGCCAGCCAAAATACAGCAAAATTAATTTTTGACTCAATAAAATAG
- a CDS encoding thioredoxin family protein translates to MKNIFLALTLLFAVNTIAQEEINWMTLEEAVALQEKEPRKIMMDAYTSWCGPCKLLDARTFKNKDLVAYVNTHFYAVKFNAEGNEEVNFKGKVYKNPSYDPAKAQKRNSSHELSRGLGIRAYPTLLFFDEDAKLIAPITGYKKPQDLEMYLKMFQTNKHLDMKTQAQFDEYYKAFIAEFKDNV, encoded by the coding sequence ATGAAAAATATATTTTTAGCCTTAACACTATTATTTGCAGTAAATACCATTGCACAAGAAGAAATTAATTGGATGACTTTGGAAGAGGCAGTGGCGCTTCAAGAAAAAGAACCAAGAAAAATAATGATGGATGCCTACACGTCTTGGTGTGGTCCATGCAAGCTTTTGGATGCAAGAACGTTTAAAAACAAAGATCTTGTTGCTTATGTAAATACACATTTTTATGCTGTTAAGTTTAATGCAGAAGGTAACGAAGAGGTTAATTTTAAAGGTAAAGTATATAAAAATCCAAGTTACGACCCTGCGAAAGCTCAAAAAAGAAATTCATCGCACGAATTATCACGTGGTTTAGGGATTAGAGCTTATCCAACGTTATTGTTTTTTGACGAAGACGCAAAGCTTATTGCGCCAATTACAGGTTATAAAAAACCACAAGATCTAGAAATGTATTTAAAAATGTTTCAGACTAACAAACATTTGGATATGAAAACGCAAGCACAATTTGATGAATATTATAAAGCATTTATAGCGGAGTTTAAAGACAACGTGTAA